The DNA sequence AGGCGCGCGGCAAGACGTTCCTCGGCTGCGCGCCGCTCGGCCCCGACCGTCGCGCGCTGATCTTCGCCGACGGCGACTGAGCGCCCGCCGGCGTCGTCGGTCACGGCTTCGCGGCGACTATCTCCTCCAGCGCCGCGCGCACTTCGGCGGCGTGCTTCGAGACGTCCACGCCGCGCCAGACGCGGCGGACGACGCCGTCCTTGTCGATCAGGAAGGTCGAGCGGTCCACGCCGAGGGCCGTCTTGCCGTAGAGCGACTTCGGCTTGAAGCAGCCGTAGAGCTCGTGGA is a window from the bacterium genome containing:
- a CDS encoding peroxiredoxin, translating into HELYGCFKPKSLYGKTALGVDRSTFLIDKDGVVRRVWRGVDVSKHAAEVRAALEEIVAAKP